From Xiphophorus hellerii strain 12219 chromosome 6, Xiphophorus_hellerii-4.1, whole genome shotgun sequence, the proteins below share one genomic window:
- the LOC116720997 gene encoding uncharacterized protein LOC116720997 isoform X3, translating to MVSVYPAASSARRGRRGFLLCLASGMFPPEVKFSWKRLEDDGEKDLTSEEQLELREPNRTASILLVDRDLLSTSRYRCSVQHEGGPVEAPTTQEVCPWILNRVIFI from the exons ATGGTGAGCGTGTACCCAGCAGCATCCAGCGCCCGGCGGGGCAGGAGGGGCTTCCTGCTGTGTCTGGCCTCAGGCATGTTTCCTCCTGAGGTCAAGTTCTCCTGGAAAAGACTGGAGGACGATGGAGAGAAAGATCTGACCTCTGAAGAGCAGCTGGAGCTCAGAGAGCCGAACCGCACCGCCTCCATCTTACTGGTGGACCGGGATCTTCTCAGCACATCTAGATACCGCTGCTCTGTGCAGCATGAGGGGGGCCCAGTGGAGGCCCCTACAACACAAG AGGTTTGTCCCTGGATCCTCAACcgagtgatttttatttaa